A single window of Synechococcus sp. C9 DNA harbors:
- the rpsT gene encoding 30S ribosomal protein S20 — protein sequence MANIKSAIKRVKIAERNRLRNKAYKSTVKTLIKKCLLAVQAGDVAQGEVALRFAYSKIDKAVKRGVLHPNNGARKKARLARKLKQLEAQAQTVAPSA from the coding sequence GTGGCTAACATCAAATCTGCCATTAAACGGGTCAAAATTGCCGAGCGTAATCGGTTACGCAACAAAGCTTATAAGTCCACGGTCAAAACCTTAATCAAGAAATGTCTGCTCGCCGTCCAGGCTGGGGATGTCGCTCAGGGGGAGGTTGCCCTGCGGTTCGCCTACAGCAAAATTGACAAGGCGGTGAAACGGGGGGTTCTGCATCCCAACAACGGTGCCCGTAAAAAAGCTCGCCTCGCCCGCAAATTGAAGCAGTTGGAAGCCCAAGCCCAGACCGTTGCCCCTTCGGCTTAG
- a CDS encoding TatD family hydrolase: MPPLVDTHVHLNFRDFAGEEGEVRRRWQKAGVVGLVHSCVTPAEFPEIQALVREMPELSCAVGLHPLEAHQWGREVWQAIEVGIAQGERVVAVGETGLDYYKATNRSQQERAFWEQLLLAQAHGLAVIIHCREAALPMRELLAKFWAQWGAVRGVMHCWGGTPEEMQWFLDLGFYISFSGIITFKNARQLHACAPLVPAERLLVETDCPFLAPVPHRGQRNEPAYVLHVAEKVAVLRGESLAQVAHQTTENARSLFQLPVVVA, translated from the coding sequence ATGCCCCCCTTGGTGGATACCCATGTGCATCTCAACTTTCGGGACTTCGCCGGGGAGGAGGGGGAGGTACGGCGGCGTTGGCAAAAGGCAGGGGTGGTGGGGCTGGTGCATTCCTGCGTGACCCCGGCGGAATTTCCGGAGATTCAAGCCCTGGTGCGGGAGATGCCGGAATTGAGTTGTGCGGTGGGGTTGCATCCCTTGGAGGCGCATCAATGGGGGCGGGAGGTATGGCAAGCCATCGAGGTGGGGATCGCCCAGGGAGAGCGGGTGGTGGCGGTGGGGGAAACCGGTTTGGACTATTACAAAGCCACCAATCGCAGTCAGCAGGAACGGGCGTTTTGGGAGCAATTACTGCTGGCGCAGGCGCACGGTCTGGCGGTGATCATTCACTGTCGGGAGGCGGCTCTGCCCATGCGGGAACTGTTGGCAAAATTCTGGGCGCAGTGGGGAGCGGTGCGGGGGGTGATGCATTGTTGGGGCGGTACACCGGAGGAAATGCAATGGTTTTTGGACTTGGGGTTTTACATCAGTTTCAGCGGCATTATCACGTTCAAAAATGCCCGGCAACTCCACGCCTGTGCCCCCTTAGTGCCAGCGGAGCGGTTGTTGGTGGAAACGGATTGCCCGTTTTTGGCGCCCGTCCCCCATCGGGGTCAACGCAATGAACCCGCCTATGTCCTACACGTGGCGGAAAAGGTGGCTGTTCTGCGGGGGGAATCCTTAGCCCAGGTGGCGCATCAAACCACCGAAAATGCCCGGAGTTTGTTTCAGTTGCCGGTTGTGGTTGCTTAA
- a CDS encoding bifunctional aminoglycoside phosphotransferase/ATP-binding protein, which yields MAETLSPLIQQMQRAAFYPHPVRAISLKQTHISWVILTGDYAYKVKKPANFGFLDFSTLEKRRTFCYEELRLNQRLAPELYLEVLPIAVNNQGEYGLGNDGEIVEYAVKMRQFNEQDLWLTCFEQGKLTVQDLENLGTQIAQFHQQSPTNEYITSFGSLEMLKRVVDSNYEATESYTKDWGLAKEFQEIREFTDTYLTQHRDWFIERQNLGKIRECHGDLHLGNICFFEGRACVFDCIEFNEEFRLTDTVYDVAFLVMDLEFRGRRDLAYAFLNRYLELTGDYLAARLLPFYCSIRAYIRAKVNSFLASDAGAPASLRESAKTTAIRYYQFAWHYSQWLTPRLWVMAGLSGAGKSTVARYLSQTYGAIHIRSDAVRKHLAGIDLHEKGGAELYTPAMTERTYEELLRVALALLSEGQSVVLDAKYDRVHLRQEVLKKVENLTVFVRIIHVQAPVEVLRERLRLRTGDIADATADLLTQQLQQWEPFTPAELPLVTTVDTTLDSSVWQAQLSGSLT from the coding sequence ATGGCTGAGACGCTCTCCCCTTTGATCCAACAGATGCAACGGGCGGCATTTTATCCCCATCCGGTGCGGGCAATCAGCCTCAAGCAAACCCATATTTCCTGGGTGATTTTGACCGGGGATTATGCCTACAAGGTGAAAAAACCGGCGAATTTTGGGTTTTTAGATTTTTCTACCCTGGAAAAACGCCGCACCTTTTGCTATGAGGAATTACGATTAAATCAACGGTTAGCCCCGGAATTATATTTAGAAGTCCTGCCCATTGCTGTTAATAACCAGGGGGAATACGGGTTGGGCAATGATGGGGAAATCGTGGAATATGCGGTTAAGATGCGGCAATTCAACGAACAGGATTTGTGGCTCACCTGTTTTGAGCAAGGGAAATTGACGGTGCAGGATTTAGAAAATTTAGGCACCCAAATCGCCCAATTTCACCAACAATCTCCCACCAACGAATATATTACCAGTTTTGGTTCTTTAGAAATGCTCAAGCGGGTGGTGGATAGCAATTATGAGGCGACGGAATCCTATACAAAAGACTGGGGATTGGCTAAAGAGTTTCAAGAAATTCGGGAGTTTACGGATACTTATTTAACCCAACATCGGGATTGGTTTATCGAGCGGCAAAACCTGGGGAAAATCCGGGAATGTCACGGGGATTTACATCTGGGGAATATCTGTTTTTTTGAGGGACGCGCCTGTGTATTTGATTGTATTGAATTTAATGAGGAATTTCGCCTGACCGATACGGTGTATGATGTCGCCTTTTTGGTCATGGATTTAGAGTTTCGGGGGCGCAGGGATTTAGCCTATGCCTTTTTGAATCGCTATTTAGAATTAACCGGGGACTATTTAGCGGCAAGATTACTCCCGTTTTATTGCAGTATCCGGGCGTATATTCGGGCGAAGGTAAATTCTTTTTTAGCGAGTGATGCGGGGGCACCAGCGTCCTTGCGGGAATCTGCAAAAACCACAGCGATTCGCTATTACCAATTCGCCTGGCATTATAGTCAGTGGTTAACGCCCCGGTTGTGGGTGATGGCGGGTTTATCGGGGGCGGGAAAATCTACGGTTGCCCGGTATCTCAGCCAAACTTATGGGGCAATTCATATCCGTTCGGATGCGGTGCGGAAGCATTTGGCAGGAATTGATTTGCACGAAAAAGGCGGTGCGGAACTCTATACCCCCGCCATGACTGAGCGTACCTATGAGGAATTATTGCGCGTGGCTTTGGCGCTCTTATCTGAGGGGCAATCGGTGGTTTTGGATGCCAAATACGACCGGGTACATTTGCGGCAAGAGGTATTAAAAAAGGTGGAAAATTTAACTGTCTTTGTGCGAATCATTCATGTGCAAGCCCCCGTAGAAGTGTTGCGAGAGCGATTGCGTTTGCGTACCGGGGATATTGCGGATGCAACGGCAGATTTATTAACACAACAATTGCAACAATGGGAGCCTTTTACCCCAGCCGAATTACCTTTGGTAACAACAGTAGATACGACCCTGGATTCCTCGGTATGGCAAGCCCAGTTATCCGGCAGTCTCACTTGA
- a CDS encoding universal stress protein — protein sequence MLKTILVAVDGGSTAQKVLQALGWLQVSQVTQVQLVYVRPPIPADSPADVPHPEPDLTPCLAWCQQMVSCDCSIKILTGDPAEEIVGWAAATGAELILIGSRGLTGVERILRQSVSAQVVADAPCAVLVVHG from the coding sequence ATGTTGAAAACGATTTTAGTGGCTGTGGATGGTGGGAGTACCGCCCAAAAGGTACTGCAAGCCTTGGGTTGGCTCCAGGTGAGCCAGGTTACCCAGGTACAGTTGGTGTATGTACGACCACCCATTCCCGCCGACAGCCCGGCAGATGTGCCCCACCCGGAACCGGATTTGACCCCCTGTTTGGCATGGTGTCAGCAAATGGTATCCTGCGATTGTAGTATAAAAATACTAACAGGCGACCCGGCAGAGGAGATTGTAGGTTGGGCGGCGGCGACGGGGGCAGAGTTAATTCTCATCGGCAGTCGGGGGTTGACGGGGGTGGAGCGGATTTTGCGGCAGTCCGTGAGTGCCCAGGTCGTGGCGGATGCGCCCTGTGCGGTGTTGGTGGTGCATGGCTGA
- the hisD gene encoding histidinol dehydrogenase, which yields MLRVVTQGTEAKAELGRISQRLTDTQAQAEQVREILAQVQQRGDQALVDYTRQFDQQEFTPADFLVSGSQLDAAYQQVSPELLAAIRLAHKRITEFHQQRVPQTWVQFAPDGMVLGKRYTAVDRAGVYVPGGRAAYPSTVLMNCIPAKVAGVERVVMVTPPGAEGAVHPAVLVAAQECGVQEIYRIGGAQAIGALAFGTQTIPRVDVITGPGNVYVTLAKKQVYGRVGIDALAGPSEVLIIADETAQAPQVAADLLAQAEHDPLAAAILLTTDSTLAQAVVQQVAVQLEAHPRKLLTEKSIAHYGLVVVVESLAQAAELANDFAPEHLELAVAEPWELLPQIRHAGAIFLGHHTPEALGDYLAGPNHTLPTGGAARYSSALGVETFLKSTSIVSASLAALHQLGEAVVVLAETEGLHSHAESVRLRLKP from the coding sequence ATGCTACGTGTTGTCACCCAGGGGACAGAGGCCAAAGCCGAGTTGGGGCGAATTAGCCAGCGGTTGACGGATACCCAGGCGCAGGCTGAACAGGTGCGGGAGATTCTCGCCCAGGTACAGCAACGGGGGGATCAGGCTTTGGTGGACTATACCCGCCAGTTTGACCAGCAGGAGTTCACCCCGGCGGATTTTTTGGTCTCCGGTTCCCAGTTGGATGCCGCCTACCAGCAGGTGTCCCCGGAATTGTTGGCGGCGATTCGCTTGGCGCACAAACGCATTACGGAATTTCACCAGCAACGGGTGCCCCAGACCTGGGTGCAGTTTGCCCCGGATGGGATGGTTTTGGGCAAGCGTTATACGGCGGTGGACCGGGCGGGGGTGTATGTGCCGGGGGGGCGGGCGGCCTATCCCAGCACGGTGTTGATGAACTGTATTCCAGCGAAGGTGGCGGGGGTGGAACGGGTGGTGATGGTCACGCCGCCGGGGGCCGAAGGGGCGGTGCATCCAGCGGTATTGGTGGCGGCCCAGGAATGTGGGGTGCAGGAAATTTACCGCATCGGCGGGGCGCAGGCGATTGGGGCGTTGGCCTTTGGGACGCAGACGATCCCCCGGGTGGATGTGATCACCGGGCCGGGAAATGTGTATGTAACTTTGGCGAAAAAACAGGTCTATGGCCGGGTGGGGATTGACGCTTTGGCGGGGCCCTCGGAGGTACTGATCATTGCGGATGAAACGGCACAGGCCCCCCAGGTGGCCGCCGATTTGCTGGCCCAGGCGGAGCATGACCCTTTGGCGGCGGCGATTTTGCTCACCACCGATAGCACCCTGGCCCAGGCGGTTGTCCAGCAGGTAGCCGTCCAATTAGAGGCGCATCCCCGCAAGCTGTTGACGGAAAAATCCATTGCCCATTACGGGCTGGTGGTGGTGGTGGAATCCCTGGCGCAGGCGGCGGAACTGGCGAATGACTTTGCCCCGGAGCATCTGGAGTTGGCGGTGGCGGAACCCTGGGAACTGCTCCCCCAGATTCGCCATGCGGGGGCGATTTTCCTGGGCCATCACACCCCGGAAGCCCTGGGGGATTACCTGGCGGGGCCCAACCACACCCTCCCGACCGGCGGGGCGGCGCGCTACAGTTCTGCCCTGGGGGTAGAGACCTTTCTGAAATCCACCAGTATTGTCTCCGCTTCCTTGGCCGCCTTGCACCAATTGGGAGAAGCTGTGGTAGTGTTAGCGGAAACCGAAGGCTTGCATTCCCATGCAGAATCGGTGCGCCTACGCTTGAAACCCTGA